Proteins from one Argopecten irradians isolate NY chromosome 15, Ai_NY, whole genome shotgun sequence genomic window:
- the LOC138308757 gene encoding E3 SUMO-protein ligase ZBED1-like translates to MSFSKSKNCCWKVPAQGHKLIQDVPTRWNSSLDMLKRLLEQSAALQATLLDKSLSKRASELQRNLYEEMVIVGHLVEVLEGFKTATEMLSPEKTPSHHLILPVMKKLCQGILIEENDISIVKKVKKEMKSQLEDRFGPEIDVALIASLLHPKTKHLSFLSTEEREKAHALLLVEAKKDRVTGCVVIKKEKDEENQDATSNKPVPNLPELSDDPESLNDQEERPGNKQDSDPVQASKKRKVECDWLDDIIVGDYKEAGHIPEDVLTEQEVQRYLVEDAGGNTGLDWWKEKEIFYPRVAKVAKKFLAIPASSVPSERVFSLAGNIVRKKRSQLSPENVDKMIFLHKNSKA, encoded by the coding sequence ATGTCCTTCAGCAAAAGCAAAAACTGTTGTTGGAAAGTTCCAGCACAAGGTCACAAACTTATACAAGATGTACCAACAAGATGGAATTCGTCTCTGGATATGTTGAAAAGACTCTTGGAGCAATCCGCTGCACTTCAAGCCACTCTTTTGGACAAATCCCTATCAAAAAGAGCCTCAGAACTTCAGAGAAATCTTTATGAAGAAATGGTTATAGTTGGGCACTTGGTGGAAGTACTGGAAGGATTCAAAACAGCTACAGAAATGCTTTCTCCTGAAAAAACACCATCACATCACCTGATCCTTCCTGTCATGAAGAAACTTTGTCAGGGAATACTGATAGAAGAGAATGATATCAGTATTGTCAAGAAGgtcaaaaaggaaatgaaaagtCAGCTAGAAGACAGGTTTGGTCCTGAAATAGATGTAGCACTGATTGCATCACTTCTTCACCCAAAAACGAAACATCTTTCCTTTCTGTCCACAGAAGAAAGAGAAAAAGCACATGCACTACTTTTAGTTGAAGCAAAGAAAGACAGAGTTACTGGTTGTGTTGTTATCAAGAAAGAGAAAGATGAGGAGAATCAAGATGCTACATCTAATAAACCTGTGCCTAATTTACCTGAACTCTCAGATGACCCAGAATCTCTAAATGATCAAGAGGAAAGGCCTGGAAATAAACAAGATTCTGATCCGGTGCAAGCTTCTAAAAAGAGAAAGGTTGAATGCGACTGGCTCGATGATATTATCGTTGGGGACTATAAAGAAGCTGGTCACATCCCTGAAGATGTTCTTACTGAACAGGAAGTTCAAAGATATCTAGTAGAGGATGCTGGTGGTAATACTGGTCTGGACTGGtggaaagaaaaagaaatattttatccaAGAGTGGCAAAAGTGGCAAAAAAATTCTTAGCAATCCCTGCATCATCTGTGCCTTCCGAACGAGTATTTAGTCTTGCCGGTAACATTGTTCGTAAAAAGAGATCTCAATTGAGCCCcgaaaatgttgataaaatgatttttctgCACAAAAACTCAAAAGCTTAA
- the LOC138308758 gene encoding leucine-rich repeat and coiled-coil domain-containing protein PF3D7_0703800-like: MNDNVMMMNDNVMMNDKVVMNDKVMMNDNVMMNDNVMMNDNVMMNDKVMMNDNVMMNDNVMMNDKVVMNDNVMMNDNVMMNDNVMMNDNVMMNDKVVMNDNVMMNDKVVMNDKVMMNDKVMMNDKVVMNDKVMMNDKVMMNDKVMMNDKVVMNDKVVMNDKVVMNDKVMVNDKVVMNDKVVMNDLVCHHDILRMNDVVRMRIMI, translated from the coding sequence ATGAATGAcaatgtgatgatgatgaatgacaATGTGATGATGAATGACAAGGTGGTGATGAATGACAAGGTGATGATGAATGACAATGTGATGATGAATGACAATGTGATGATGAATGACAATGTGATGATGAATGACAAGGTGATGATGAATGACAATGTGATGATGAATGACAATGTGATGATGAATGACAAGGTGGTGATGAATGACAATGTGATGATGAATGACAATGTGATGATGAATGACAATGTGATGATGAATGACAATGTGATGATGAATGACAAGGTGGTGATGAATGACAATGTGATGATGAATGACAAGGTGGTGATGAATGACAAGGTGATGATGAATGACAAGGTGATGATGAATGACAAGGTGGTGATGAATGACAAGGTGATGATGAATGACAAGGTGATGATGAATGACAAGGTGATGATGAATGACAAGGTGGTGATGAATGACAAGGTGGTGATGAATGACAAGGTGGTGATGAATGACAAGGTGATGGTGAATGACAAGGTGGTGATGAATGACAAGGTGGTGATGAATGACTTGGTGTGTCATCATGACATACTGAGGATGAATGACGTGGTGAGGATGAGGATCATGATATGA